Proteins encoded in a region of the Anopheles cruzii unplaced genomic scaffold, idAnoCruzAS_RS32_06 scaffold00698_ctg1, whole genome shotgun sequence genome:
- the LOC128276181 gene encoding uncharacterized protein LOC128276181, with translation MATDGPLVKHLPDFFNRSLVQRILEENLPVRPVHVDEFSGTSATKPGDNYSSDVFTITVRYNGTEEIRLLAKIMANVGMIKDFAESLCLFEKEVETFRQILPTFSELVTPAGASEAIRFGARCYYAASEPTETIVFDDLKTLGYRLPDRTKGGLDFAHCELIMKKIGLFHAASMVYAARGPKELEHLSRRYSHGLVRTGDTFDNNPALAMFTNGLEKFLEVAPGWPELDRGILGKLQALRPVYTQRIVECYTAAASDGYKVLNHGDLWSSNMMFRYGHDDANSDTDVREVMFVDYQICNYGSPGLDLVYCLYNCSRFEVREKRIGELLQIYHCSLADGLKTAGYRGSVPTLADVQREFDRHEFIGLLSGLSMLPVILLPRLDDIVLTFDTFFDKQHADRLRQMQYTGEKYRRSVIPLLDRLNAKGLLK, from the exons atggccaccgacggaccgCTGGTGAAGCATTTGCCGGACTTTTTCAACCGCTCGCTGGTGCAACGGATTTTGGAGGAAAATCTACCCGTTCGTCCGGTGCACGTGGACGAGTTTTCCGGAACGTCGGCCACCAAGCCGGGTGATAACTACAGCAGCGATGTTTTCACGATCACCGTGCGTTACAACGGGACCGAGGAGATCCGGCTGCTGGCCAAAATTATGGCAAATGTGGGAATGATAAAAGATTTCGCCGAAAGTTTGTGCCTGTTCGAGAAGGAGGTCGAAACGTTCCGACAGATTTTGCCCACCTTTTCCGAGCTCGTGACACCCGCCGGTGCCAGTGAAGCGATCCGGTTCGGAGCACGGTGCTACTACGCGGCCAGCGAGCCCACCGAAACGATCGTGTTCGATGATCTGAAGACGCTCGGCTATCGGCTGCCGGATCGGACGAAAGGTGGACTGGATTTCGCACATTGTGAGTTGATCATGAAGAAGATTGGACTGTTCCATGCGGCATCGATGGTGTACGCCGCCCGTGGCCCGAAGGAACTGGAACATCTTTCCCGACGCTACTCGCACGGACTGGTGCGGACGGGCGATACCTTTGACAACAACCCGGCACTGGCCATGTTCACGAATggattggaaaagtttctggAAGTGGcgcccggctggccggaaCTTGATCGTGGCATTCTGGGCAAGCTGCAAGCCTTGCGCCCGGTCTACACGCAGCGTATAGTGGAGTGCTACACGGCGGCCGCTTCCGATGGGTACAAGGTGTTGAACCATGGTGATCTGTGGAGCAGCAACATGATGTTCCGCTACGGGCACGACGATGCCAACAGCGACACCGACGTGCGGGAGGTCATGTTTGTCGATTACCAGATTTGCAACTACGGCAGCCCGGGGCTCGATCTGGTGTACTGTCTTTACAACTGTTCCCGATTCGAGGTGCGCGAGAAGCGCATCGGCGAGCTGTTGCAGATTTATCACTGCTCGTTAGCGGATGGCCTGAAGACGGCCGGTTATCGGGGATCGGTCCCGACACTCGCCGACGTCCAGCGGGAGTTTGATCGCCATGAGTTTATCG GACTTTTGAGTGGACTCTCGATGCTGCCGGTCATTTTGTTGCCACGCTTGGACGACATTGTGTTAACGTTCGACACCTTCTTTGACAAGCAGCACGCCGATCGACTCCGTCAAATGCAGTACACGGGCGAAAAGTATCGTCGATCGGTCATTCCGCTGCTGGATCGTCTAAATGCCAAGGGACTGTTGAAGTGA